In one window of Arachis ipaensis cultivar K30076 chromosome B06, Araip1.1, whole genome shotgun sequence DNA:
- the LOC110263711 gene encoding uncharacterized protein LOC110263711: MIALPSLLLLLFFFFFSSFFSFFMTLFQGFEYIRFQRCGVRFVATSSFYQILLTFTITALGLAVLHVTKDERRYSFYPFLVREDLKQRQLHTSYKKTIYNYEAKRTMDRGGA, from the exons ATGATCGCTCTTCCaagcctcctcctcctcctcttcttcttcttcttctcctccttcttctccttcttcatgACTTTGTTCCAAG GATTCGAATACATCAG GTTTCAGCGCTGTGGAGTTCGTTTTG TAGCAACCTCTTCTTTCTATCAGATACTGCTTACTTTCACCATAACGGCTTTAGGATTAGCTGTGCTCCATGTCACAAAGGACGAAAGGAGATATTCCTTTTATCCATTCCTTGTCAGGGAAGATCTGAAGCAGCGTCAGCTGCACACGTCCT ACAAGAAAACCATATACAATTACGAAGCAAAGAGAACGATGGACAGAGGAGGAGCATAA
- the LOC107646131 gene encoding protein LHY isoform X1 has product MDAYSSGEEVVVKTRKPYTITKQRERWTEEEHNRFLEALKLYGRAWQRIEEHIGTKTAVQIRSHAQKFFSKLEKEALVKGVPLGQAIDIDIPPPRPKRKPSNPYPRKTNVGTPTSHSGAKYGKLLISVASSHCKQTLDLEKEPLPEKHNEDERPTYANENKSEGCSKVFTVLEEAPSSSPSSADKNLIPMSVPMQNSCALREYIPLVKDVIAEDEGNKSFVTVELENQKLGIDDGKCTQTNGICKASKMDIYCASKAKMVHTEKADGIQGSQNYPRHVTVHVIDGNHGTATQNPSHDTLFRDSVIPQGGVNGQPNLFTNPAASNTSGSQNDTARSSIHQTFPPCPPFMQHNQEDYQSFLHMSSTFSSLIVSTLMQNPAAHAAASFAAMIWPCASAETPANSHSCSQGSFPSSHIGSPPSVAAIAAATVAAATAWWAAHGLLPLCAPLHTAFACPPSSATAAPLINTGEASPKTEQGNVAPENPLQDQTADPEYSEALHAQDSSSKSPAVSSSEYEEIGDAQLNASTKATTDHGKNQEVSEHLDPDKVNGSKQVDRSSCGSNSASSSEETDALEKEEKEKEESKTHDANHVDTEPINRRCRSISYLTDSWKEVSEEGRLAFQALFSREVLPQSFSPPHDLINKDHQMGNIKHDKQQVECKDEEDLDSKKCSSQCEGVQKNLQFEENKKDEEGLLAIGLQQGKLKTRRTGFKPYKRCSVDAKETRIGMACNHSEEKGPKRIRLEGEAST; this is encoded by the exons ATGGATGCATACTCCTCTGGAGAAGAAGTGGTTGTTAAG ACAAGAAAACCATATACAATTACGAAGCAAAGAGAACGATGGACAGAGGAGGAGCATAATCGGTTCCTAGAAGCCCTAAAGCTATATGGGCGAGCATGGCAGCGGATAGAAG AGCATATAGGAACAAAGACTGCTGTGCAAATCAGGAGCCATGCACAGAAATTCTTTTCAAAG TTGGAGAAAGAGGCCCTTGTAAAGGGTGTTCCGTTAGGACAGGCTATTGATATAGACATCCCACCACCAAGGCCCAAAAGAAAACCAAGCAATCCTTATCCCCGTAAGACCAATGTTGGCACCCCAACCTCACATAGTGGAGCAAAATATGGAAAGCTTCTCATTTCAGTTGCATCTTCACATTGTAAACAAACTCTGGACTTGGAGAAAGAACCTCTACCAgag AAGCATAATGAAGATGAAAGGCCAACTTATGCAAACGAGAATAAGAGTGAAGGCTGCTCAAAAGTGTTTACTGTTCTTGAGGAGGCACCCAGTTCGTCCCCATCTTCAGCAGACAAGAATTTAATACCAATGTCAGTGCCAATGCAAAATTCATGTGCCTTGAGGGAGTATATACCTTTAGTGAAAGATGTAATAGCTGAAGATGAAGGAAATAAATCTTTTGTTACTGTTGAACTTGAAAATCAGAAGTTGGGGATAGATGATGGTAAGTGCACGCAAACCAATGGCATTTGTAAAGCCTCTAAGATGGACATTTATTGTGCTTCTAAAGCCAAAATGGTTCATACTGAGAAAGCAGATGGAATTCAAGGCAGTCAGAATTACCCAAGGCATGTCACTGTGCACGTCATTGATGGGAATCATGGAACTGCTACACAAAATCCATCCCATGATACATTGTTTCGAGACTCCGTAATTCCGCAAGGAGGGGTTAATGGGCAACCCAATCTTTTTACCAATCCAGCTGCATCAAACACAAGTGGAAGTCAAAATGACACAGCACGATCCTCTATTCATCAAACATTTCCCCCATGTCCTCCTTTCATGCAGCATAATCAGGAAGATTACCAATCATTTCTTCACATGTCATCCACATTTTCAAGTCTTATTGTTTCCACATTGATGCAAAACCCTGCCGCCCATGCTGCAGCAAGTTTTGCTGCAATGATTTGGCCCTGTGCAAGTGCAGAAACACCAGCAAATTCTCATTCGTGCTCTCAAGGAAGCTTTCCATCTAGCCATATTGGCTCTCCTCCAAGTGTGGCAGCTATAGCAGCTGCGACTGTAGCTGCTGCAACTGCGTGGTGGGCTGCCCATGGGCTGCTTCCTTTGTGTGCCCCACTTCATACTGCTTTTGCCTGTCCACCTTCATCAGCAACTGCAGCTCCCTTGATCAATACTGGCGAGGCATCACCCAAGACAGAGCAAGGAAACGTTGCTCCAGAAAATCCTCTGCAAGATCAGACAGCTGATCCAGAATATTcagaagctcttcatgctcaaGATTCATCTTCTAAGTCACCAGCTGTTTCTTCATCCGAATATGAAGAGATTGGAGATGCCCAATTAAACGCTTCAACCAAGGCTACTACTGATCATGGGAAGAACCAAGAAGTTTCTGAACACCTTGACCCTGACAAAGTGAATGGCAGCAAACAAGTTGACCGCTCCTCATGTGGTTCCAACTCAGCCTCTAGCAGTGAAGAAACAGATGCACTagagaaggaagaaaaagaaaaggaagagtcCAAAACACATGATGCAAACCATGTAGATACTGAGCCAATTAATCGTCGTTGTAGAAGCATTAGCTACCTTACGGATTCTTGGAAGGAGGTCTCCGAAGAG GGACGGCTGGCCTTCCAGGCTCTATTCTCCAGAGAAGTGTTACCCCAAAGTTTTTCACCTCCGCATGATTTGATAAACAAGGATCATCAGATGGGCAATATCAAACATGACAAGCAGCAGGTTGAGTGCAAAGATGAAGAGGATCTTGACAGTAAGAAATGCAGTTCTCAGTGTGAAGGGGTGCAAAAAAACCTGCAAtttgaagaaaataagaaagacgAGGAGGGACTGCTGGCCATAGGTCTTCAACAAGGTAAGCTCAAGACTCGTCGAACAGGGTTTAAACCTTACAAAAGATGTTCAGTAGATGCCAAGGAAACAAGGATTGGAATGGCCTGTAACCATAGTGAAGAGAAGGGTCCCAAGAGAATACGCCTGGAAGGGGAGGCTTCAACATGA
- the LOC107646131 gene encoding protein LHY isoform X2: MDAYSSGEEVVVKTRKPYTITKQRERWTEEEHNRFLEALKLYGRAWQRIEEHIGTKTAVQIRSHAQKFFSKLEKEALVKGVPLGQAIDIDIPPPRPKRKPSNPYPRKTNVGTPTSHSGAKYGKLLISVASSHCKQTLDLEKEPLPEHNEDERPTYANENKSEGCSKVFTVLEEAPSSSPSSADKNLIPMSVPMQNSCALREYIPLVKDVIAEDEGNKSFVTVELENQKLGIDDGKCTQTNGICKASKMDIYCASKAKMVHTEKADGIQGSQNYPRHVTVHVIDGNHGTATQNPSHDTLFRDSVIPQGGVNGQPNLFTNPAASNTSGSQNDTARSSIHQTFPPCPPFMQHNQEDYQSFLHMSSTFSSLIVSTLMQNPAAHAAASFAAMIWPCASAETPANSHSCSQGSFPSSHIGSPPSVAAIAAATVAAATAWWAAHGLLPLCAPLHTAFACPPSSATAAPLINTGEASPKTEQGNVAPENPLQDQTADPEYSEALHAQDSSSKSPAVSSSEYEEIGDAQLNASTKATTDHGKNQEVSEHLDPDKVNGSKQVDRSSCGSNSASSSEETDALEKEEKEKEESKTHDANHVDTEPINRRCRSISYLTDSWKEVSEEGRLAFQALFSREVLPQSFSPPHDLINKDHQMGNIKHDKQQVECKDEEDLDSKKCSSQCEGVQKNLQFEENKKDEEGLLAIGLQQGKLKTRRTGFKPYKRCSVDAKETRIGMACNHSEEKGPKRIRLEGEAST; encoded by the exons ATGGATGCATACTCCTCTGGAGAAGAAGTGGTTGTTAAG ACAAGAAAACCATATACAATTACGAAGCAAAGAGAACGATGGACAGAGGAGGAGCATAATCGGTTCCTAGAAGCCCTAAAGCTATATGGGCGAGCATGGCAGCGGATAGAAG AGCATATAGGAACAAAGACTGCTGTGCAAATCAGGAGCCATGCACAGAAATTCTTTTCAAAG TTGGAGAAAGAGGCCCTTGTAAAGGGTGTTCCGTTAGGACAGGCTATTGATATAGACATCCCACCACCAAGGCCCAAAAGAAAACCAAGCAATCCTTATCCCCGTAAGACCAATGTTGGCACCCCAACCTCACATAGTGGAGCAAAATATGGAAAGCTTCTCATTTCAGTTGCATCTTCACATTGTAAACAAACTCTGGACTTGGAGAAAGAACCTCTACCAgag CATAATGAAGATGAAAGGCCAACTTATGCAAACGAGAATAAGAGTGAAGGCTGCTCAAAAGTGTTTACTGTTCTTGAGGAGGCACCCAGTTCGTCCCCATCTTCAGCAGACAAGAATTTAATACCAATGTCAGTGCCAATGCAAAATTCATGTGCCTTGAGGGAGTATATACCTTTAGTGAAAGATGTAATAGCTGAAGATGAAGGAAATAAATCTTTTGTTACTGTTGAACTTGAAAATCAGAAGTTGGGGATAGATGATGGTAAGTGCACGCAAACCAATGGCATTTGTAAAGCCTCTAAGATGGACATTTATTGTGCTTCTAAAGCCAAAATGGTTCATACTGAGAAAGCAGATGGAATTCAAGGCAGTCAGAATTACCCAAGGCATGTCACTGTGCACGTCATTGATGGGAATCATGGAACTGCTACACAAAATCCATCCCATGATACATTGTTTCGAGACTCCGTAATTCCGCAAGGAGGGGTTAATGGGCAACCCAATCTTTTTACCAATCCAGCTGCATCAAACACAAGTGGAAGTCAAAATGACACAGCACGATCCTCTATTCATCAAACATTTCCCCCATGTCCTCCTTTCATGCAGCATAATCAGGAAGATTACCAATCATTTCTTCACATGTCATCCACATTTTCAAGTCTTATTGTTTCCACATTGATGCAAAACCCTGCCGCCCATGCTGCAGCAAGTTTTGCTGCAATGATTTGGCCCTGTGCAAGTGCAGAAACACCAGCAAATTCTCATTCGTGCTCTCAAGGAAGCTTTCCATCTAGCCATATTGGCTCTCCTCCAAGTGTGGCAGCTATAGCAGCTGCGACTGTAGCTGCTGCAACTGCGTGGTGGGCTGCCCATGGGCTGCTTCCTTTGTGTGCCCCACTTCATACTGCTTTTGCCTGTCCACCTTCATCAGCAACTGCAGCTCCCTTGATCAATACTGGCGAGGCATCACCCAAGACAGAGCAAGGAAACGTTGCTCCAGAAAATCCTCTGCAAGATCAGACAGCTGATCCAGAATATTcagaagctcttcatgctcaaGATTCATCTTCTAAGTCACCAGCTGTTTCTTCATCCGAATATGAAGAGATTGGAGATGCCCAATTAAACGCTTCAACCAAGGCTACTACTGATCATGGGAAGAACCAAGAAGTTTCTGAACACCTTGACCCTGACAAAGTGAATGGCAGCAAACAAGTTGACCGCTCCTCATGTGGTTCCAACTCAGCCTCTAGCAGTGAAGAAACAGATGCACTagagaaggaagaaaaagaaaaggaagagtcCAAAACACATGATGCAAACCATGTAGATACTGAGCCAATTAATCGTCGTTGTAGAAGCATTAGCTACCTTACGGATTCTTGGAAGGAGGTCTCCGAAGAG GGACGGCTGGCCTTCCAGGCTCTATTCTCCAGAGAAGTGTTACCCCAAAGTTTTTCACCTCCGCATGATTTGATAAACAAGGATCATCAGATGGGCAATATCAAACATGACAAGCAGCAGGTTGAGTGCAAAGATGAAGAGGATCTTGACAGTAAGAAATGCAGTTCTCAGTGTGAAGGGGTGCAAAAAAACCTGCAAtttgaagaaaataagaaagacgAGGAGGGACTGCTGGCCATAGGTCTTCAACAAGGTAAGCTCAAGACTCGTCGAACAGGGTTTAAACCTTACAAAAGATGTTCAGTAGATGCCAAGGAAACAAGGATTGGAATGGCCTGTAACCATAGTGAAGAGAAGGGTCCCAAGAGAATACGCCTGGAAGGGGAGGCTTCAACATGA
- the LOC107646132 gene encoding serine/threonine-protein kinase ATG1a, translating to MDFGGGGGTRVIGDYILGPKIGSGSFAVVWRSRHRKSGTVVAVKEIDKKQLSPKVSENLFKEITILSTIDHPNIIRLFEAIQTKDRIYLVLEYCSGGDLAAYIHRHGKVSEATARHFMIQLAAGLQVLQEKNLIHRDLKPQNLLLATSGATPLMKIGDFGFARSLTPQGLADTLCGSPLYMAPEIIQNKKYDAKADLWSVGAILFQLVTGKPPFDGNSQLQLFQNILTSSEPQFPQEALKELHSDCLDLCKGLLRRNPVERLTFKEFFNHNFLQEPRLIMHVEQSLLHPSERSVVQHLVTSTSDMSQLHSGHHVESLVDDPVVVNSVLNDTLALQRNTGKKTIGIQAVETPVFGCSHLSKEPQVSRLMESIEKDYVLVNHHFASLEAFSEYFEASVQDNSTCKVSICSSKRTNMETGVPMQTNDPSHCHAGQLEDPKSGEPVALVASRAFDVLSKMHGTSSLSSSNRLELLHLYVQILAELSCEKYNAKLYLESFAVELVVLAIWKKALDVCESWMNKGVLPASTLANEARTSYGDVGSSQNVEKKINFCDPLSVYMWAKEGFIAAVDSAQTLSRHIQNMDGEAEMPDAMEIIFQEALLVGKSGAVDEYMENRGRAAASYSKAMLLLSFIVGEATNLPLNPPFLLTAANEKRILQYIHNLQSHQKSSSESSPKATHILLSE from the exons ATGGATTTCGGAGGAGGAGGAGGGACCCGGGTGATCGGAGATTACATACTTGGACCTAAAATCGGGTCGGGTTCCTTCGCGGTAGTGTGGCGTTCAAGGCACCGCAAATCCGGCACGGTGGTGGCTGTTAAGGAGATCGATAAGAAGCAGCTGAGCCCCAAAGTGAGTGAGAATCTGTTTAAAGAGATTACTATTCTCAGCACAATCGATCATCCCAACATCATTCGACTCTTCGAAGCTATTCAG ACCAAGGACAGGATTTACCTTGTGTTGGAGTATTGTAGTGGTGGCGACCTTGCAGCTTACATTCATCGCCATGGCAAAGTTTCTGAAGCCACTGCCAGGCACTTCATGATCCAATTGG CTGCGGGGTTGCAGGTTCTTCAAGAGAAGAACCTCATTCACAGAGATTTGAAACCACAG AACTTACTATTGGCAACTTCTGGAGCTACACCACTCATGAAAATAGGAGATTTTGGTTTTGCAAG GTCTCTCACACCCCAGGGTTTGGCTGACACTCTGTGTGGTTCACCATTATACATGGCTCCAGagataattcaaaataaaaaatatgatgcCAAG GCTGATTTATGGAGTGTAGGGGCAATATTGTTCCAACTAGTAACTGGGAAGCCACCATTTGATGGAAATAGTCAACTGCAG CTTTTTCAAAACATTTTGACATCTAGCGAGCCGCAGTTTCCCCAAGAGGCTTTAAAAGAGCTACATTCTGATTGCTTGGATCTTTGCAAAGGCCttttacgtcgaaatccag TTGAGCGATTAACTTTCAAGGAGTTCTTCAATCACAATTTCCTTCAGGAACCCAG GTTAATCATGCATGTTGAGCAGTCTTTATTGCATCCATCAGAGAGATCCGTGGTTCAACACTTAGTTACCTCCACTTCAGACATGTCTCAGTTGCATTCTGGGCATCATGTTGAGTCATTAGTAGATGATCCAGTTGTAGTCAATTCAGTTCTCAATGATACTTTGGCACTGCAAAGAAATACTGGGAAGAAAACAATTGGCATTCAGGCTGTTGAGACGCCTGTTTTTGGTTGTTCTCATTTGTCAAAAGAACCTCAAG TTTCTCGTTTAATGGAGTCCATTGAAAAAGATTATGTCCTAGTCAATCATCATTTTGCATCATTGGAAGCTTTCTCTGAGTACTTTGAGGCATCTGTGCAAGATAATTCCACTTGCAAGGTTTCTATTTGCTCTTCAAAGAGGACTAACATGGAAACTGGTGTTCCAATGCAAACAAACGATCCATCCCATTGCCATGCTGGTCAATTAGAAGATCCAAAAAGTGGTGAACCTGTGGCATTAGTGGCATCCCGTGCATTTGATGTCTTAAGTAAAATGCATGGAACTTCCTCGCTGAGCTCTTCAAACAGGCTAGAGTTATTGCATCTGTATGTGCAGATCCTTGCGGAGCTTTCATGTGAAAAG TACAATGCAAAATTGTATCTGGAATCGTTTGCAGTTGAGTTAGTAGTTTTGGCTATATGGAAGAAAGCTCTAGACGTTTGTGAATCTTGGATGAATAAGGGTGTGTTGCCTGCAAGTACTTTGGCCAATGAAGCCAGAACTTCCTATGGAGATGTGGGTTCATCACAAAacgtggaaaagaaaataaatttctGTGATCCTTTGTCAGTCTACATGTGGGCAAAAGAGGGGTTTATTGCTGCAGTTGATAGTGCTCAGACACTGTCACGTCATATTCAAAATATGGATG GAGAAGCTGAGATGCCAGATGCAATGGAGATCATATTCCAAGAAGCACTCCTAGTTGGTAAAAGTGGTGCT GTAGATGAATATATGGAGAACAGAGGTAGGGCAGCTGCATCTTATTCAAAAGCTATGCTTCTGCTTTCCTTTATTGTGGGGGAAGCAACGAACCTTCCATTAAACCCACCATTTTTGCTTACTGCTGCTAACGAGAAGCGAATCCTACAATATATTCACAATTTGCAATCCCATCAAAAATCTTCATCAGAGTCTTCTCCCAAAGCAACCCATATTCTTTTGTCTGAGTAA